One genomic region from Salvia hispanica cultivar TCC Black 2014 chromosome 2, UniMelb_Shisp_WGS_1.0, whole genome shotgun sequence encodes:
- the LOC125203517 gene encoding formin-like protein 4 produces the protein MAATTFLSFFIFLIISHIPESSSQQNIETFYPFSPPPIPSIVPPPPPPDAPISFPPPPGPEVPPPRRTSTKAAVGRAIGVTAASTVVLSALLLFLFVRYNSRRKREENPPASAAAAANGSAARGSFRRYGGNVKGLIVDENGLDVLYWRNMQEGENQNQNQNQGGYRKQNFKSLKEEQQEEEKRVVSERERERKSKPPVQELPLLRGKSSTSQSLIWAEEKHDRIVEKAPSFAVKVEKQLLQNGPPPPPLPPPPRLSAPPPVVAVGAIAKKSPAPPPPPPPIPANIGPPPPPPNKRSSSAGESSSEKVKLKPLHWDKVNPNVEHSMVWDKIDKGSFKFDGDLMEALFGSVAVNRRSPRGGGDTNQPPSPLSNKSGPPSQIFLLDTRRSQNTAIVLKSLALSRKEIIDALHEGHGLSSDTIEKLAAIAPTSDEASQITAFDGDPTRLADAESFLYHLLKSVPTAFSRFHAMLFRSNYDSEVLSIKASLYALESACKELRTRGLFLKLLEAVLKAGNRLNAGTSRGNAQAFNLTALRKLSDVKSSDGKTTLLQFVVQEVVRAEGKRCVLNRNRSLNNNNNNDNNNAASKEDRERDYMMLGLPVIGGLSAEFSNVKKAAALDHDALAKSIDALADQLSETRNALRQCGGGEGGFAREMSGFLDTAELEMRVVREEEASAMELVKKTTDYYQAGSSKDKGANPFQLFVIVKDFLGMVDQVCIEIARNVQKRRSAPPSVEGSSSPARVFRFPKLPPNFMSDNSKSGGSSDSDTD, from the exons ATGGCCGCAACTACgtttctttccttcttcatcttcctcaTCATCTCTCACATTCCAGAATCTTCTTCCCAGCAAAACATCGAGACGTTCTATCCATTCTCTCCTCCGCCTATTCCTTCCATCGTcccgccgcctccgcctccaGACGCGCCCATCTCCTTCCCTCCGCCGCCCGGGCCGGAAGTCCCACCGCCGCGCAGGACTTCCACTAAGGCCGCGGTGGGAAGGGCGATAGGCGTCACGGCTGCAAGCACAGTCGTTTTGTCCGCgcttcttttgtttctctttgTGAGGTATAATTCGCGGCGGAAGCGGGAGGAGAATCCTCCCGCTTCCGCTGCCGCCGCAGCCAATGGCTCGGCGGCGCGTGGGAGCTTCAGGCGATACGGCGGGAACGTGAAGGGGCTGATTGTGGATGAGAATGGTTTGGATGTGCTGTATTGGAGAAATATGCAGGAGGGGGagaatcagaatcagaatcagaatcaAGGTGGTTACCGGAAACAGAATTTCAAGAGCTTGAAGGAGGAGCAGCAAGAGGAGGAGAAGAGAGTTGTTAgtgagagggagagagagaggaagagtaAGCCGCCGGTGCAAGAACTTCCTCTGCTTCGAGGGAAATCCTCCACTTCTCAGAGCTTAATCTGGGCGGAGGAGAAGCATGATCGGATCGTCGAGAAAGCACCTTCGTTTGCAGTTAAGGTTGAAAAGCAACTCTTGCAGAATgggcctccgccgccgccgcttccTCCACCGCCGCGCCTCTCCGCTCCACCACCAGTAGTAGCGGTTGGAGCAATTGCGAAAAAAAGCCCcgcaccaccaccacccccGCCGCCTATTCCGGCCAACATAGgtccgcctccgccgccgcctaATAAGCGGTCGTCTTCAGCCGGAGAAAGCTCTAGTGAGAAAGTAAAACTGAAACCCTTGCACTGGGATAAGGTGAATCCAAATGTGGAGCATTCCATGGTGTGGGACAAAATCGACAAGGGCTCATTCAA ATTTGACGGAGACCTAATGGAAGCCCTCTTCGGATCAGTAGCCGTGAACAGAAGATCCCcacgcggcggcggcgacacCAATCAACCACCGAGTCCATTGAGCAACAAATCCGGCCCTCCCTCGCAGATATTCCTCCTCGACACGCGGCGATCACAAAACACCGCCATCGTCCTCAAATCCCTCGCCCTCTCCAGAAAAGAAATCATCGACGCTCTCCACGAAGGCCACGGCCTCAGCAGCGACACAATCGAGAAGCTCGCCGCAATCGCCCCTACAAGCGACGAAGCCTCACAGATCACCGCCTTCGACGGCGATCCGACGAGGCTCGCCGACGCAGAATCCTTCCTCTACCACCTCCTCAAATCCGTCCCCACCGCCTTCAGCAGGTTCCACGCCATGCTCTTCCGATCAAACTACGATTCCGAGGTCTTAAGCATCAAGGCTTCCCTCTACGCGCTCGAATCAGCTTGCAAGGAACTCCGCACTAGAGGACTCTTCCTCAAGCTTCTAGAAGCCGTTCTCAAAGCCGGAAACCGGTTAAACGCAGGGACGTCGCGAGGCAACGCGCAGGCCTTCAACCTCACAGCTCTCAGAAAACTCTCCGACGTCAAGAGCTCCGACGGGAAAACCACGCTGCTCCAGTTCGTGGTGCAGGAAGTCGTCCGGGCGGAGGGAAAGCGCTGCGTTCTCAACAGAAATCGCAGTctcaataacaataacaataacgATAACAACAACGCGGCCTCCAAAGAAGACCGCGAGAGAGACTACATGATGCTCGGACTGCCCGTGATCGGGGGCCTCAGCGCCGAGTTTTCGAACGTGAAGAAGGCCGCGGCGCTGGACCACGACGCGCTTGCGAAATCCATCGACGCCTTAGCCGATCAATTGAGTGAAACGCGTAACGCGCTGCGGCAATGCGGCGGCGGCGAAGGGGGATTTGCGCGGGAGATGAGTGGGTTTCTGGACACGGCGGAGCTGGAGATGAGGGTGGTGAGGGAGGAGGAGGCGAGCGCGATGGAGCTGGTGAAGAAGACCACGGATTACTATCAAGCAGGATCGTCCAAAGATAAAGGGGCGAATCCGTTTCAGCTGTTTGTGATCGTTAAAGATTTCTTGGGGATGGTTGATCAGGTGTGTATAGAGATTGCCAGGAATGTGCAGAAGAGGAGATCGGCGCCGCCCTCAGTTGAGGGCTCGTCGTCGCCGGCGAGGGTCTTCAGATTCCCTAAACTTCCGCCTAATTTCATGTCGGACAACTCCAAGAGCGGCGGCTCCAGTGATTCCGACACCGACTAG